The Streptomyces sp. DG1A-41 genomic sequence CGACGCGTCCGGCGCGGGCGACGGACACGAGGAAGCCCGGCAGCCGGCCTTCGTCGACGAGCCGGGCGAAGTGCCGGTCCAGGCGGCCCAGCGCCTCCGGATCCAGCCCGGCCTCACCCGGGTCGACCTCTTGTCGCAGCTGTGCCATCGCTCATCCTCCGTCGCGCTCGTCGAGGTGAGATCCGGCATACCCCGCCCGGACCGCCCCAGACCTCATCCTCGTGCAGGAACCATTCGTGATCACACAGGAACAGAGGAATGGTCCGATCTTTCCGGGCGCCCCCGGGTGAGCAAGGGCAGCGGCGCAGTTGCATTGATAGGCAAGTCGCTACTTGCCTATCGTGAGGGCATGGCGGAGGACGTCTTCAAGGCGCTGGCCGACCCCACCCGTCGGCGCATCCTGGACGAGCTGGCCGAACGGGACGGCCAGAGCCTGTTCGAGATCTGCACGCGGCTGGTGGCCAAACACGGTCTGGGGCTGTCGCGCCAGGCGGTCAGCCAGCATCTGGCCGTACTGGAATCGGCGGGTCTGGTCGTCTCGCGGCGCGAGGGCCGCTACAAGTTCCACAACCTGAACACCGACCCCCTTGAGCGCGTCATGACCCGATGGCTCAAGCCCGACGCACCGGAGGACAACTCATGAGGATCCACATCACCAGCGTCTTCGTCGA encodes the following:
- a CDS encoding metalloregulator ArsR/SmtB family transcription factor, producing the protein MAEDVFKALADPTRRRILDELAERDGQSLFEICTRLVAKHGLGLSRQAVSQHLAVLESAGLVVSRREGRYKFHNLNTDPLERVMTRWLKPDAPEDNS